A stretch of DNA from Caldalkalibacillus uzonensis:
GAAATCGCTTCACCACAAGGTTGATAGTCTAGAAAAGAGAATGGGCGGTCTGGAAACAAGAATTGAAAGTTTAGAAACAAGAATTGATAGTTTAGAAACCAGAATTGAAAGTTTAGAAACAAGAATGGATAGTTTAGAAAAAAGAATTGATAGTTTAGAAAAAAGAATGGATGAGAGGTTTGACGCCATTGAGGCTAGCCTTGAGATTCTGGTCAGAGAGAACCATGAAAACAAGCTGGAAATCTTGAGGCTCAAAAGGGCAAAATGAACGGGGTGTATGTTCCTTAAAAAGACCAGGTCGAATATGGTCTTTTTTCTTTACTCATAGATGAAAGCGGTTAATGCATGTAACTAGCTTATTGTGGAATTTATCATAAACAGAAATCTGTACGTCTTACTGAGAATCCCTTTATAAAAAAGTAAGTACTCACTTTTTTTATTGACCCCAAAACGGGCCTGTTGTATACTGTGAGTAAGTAATCACTCACCAAAATAGGAGGGCTCGATAATGGGGAAACGGATTAGAGCGCTAATGATTAAGGAGTTTATCCAACTGAAACGCGACCGGCGCACGCTGGCGATGATGATCATGCTGCCGGTCATCTGGCTGGTGGCGTTTGGGTACGCCGTTAATTTTGATGTGAATCATTTCCGCGTGTTTATCGTTGACGAAGCGAAAAACGAATACAGCCAGGAAGTGGTTCAGAAAATGGAAGATCATGAAGAGATGGAAGTTATTGAGTGGGGATCAGAACAGGAAGCGCGTGAGGCTTTGAAGTACGGCAAGGCTGATGTGGCCCTTTTGCTCCCTGCAGAATATGAGTCTATCGCGAAAAGCAAGGAACAGCAGCTGACTATCTTGGTAGACGGAGGGCGCCTGTTCACGGCCCAATCGGCGGTGCGCAAAATAAATGAGGTGTTGGGCGATATTCAAAAAAACAACATGACAGAACTACGCCAAAACATTGAAGCGCGTTTGAAGGACACTGAAGCGCCGGACGTCAAGTTGGAGCTTCCTGCTGATTCCCTATTGACCCAGCTGCCGCCCAC
This window harbors:
- a CDS encoding DUF7310 family coiled-coil domain-containing protein; this translates as MEKEILQAIRELSAGMKSLHHKVDSLEKRMGGLETRIESLETRIDSLETRIESLETRMDSLEKRIDSLEKRMDERFDAIEASLEILVRENHENKLEILRLKRAK